ACTGTCTCAAATCCCGATTTTGAAACCGCCGCTTCCATTTCTCCTTTGGTTCGCAGATAGAAATTGGAGGTGCCGGTTTTCGCTCCGACAGAGCTGACAACACAAAACTGCTTAACCCCGTTTCCGGCAGCAACGGATGCAAAATCAGCCACAAACTGGTAATCAATTTTCCGAAAAGCATCCTGTGACCCCGCTTTTTTAATTGTGGTTCCCAACGCACAAAACAGCACATCTCCCCTTAGCAGTTCTCTATATGAATGAGGCTCATCAAAATTTACGATGTGTTCCTTCAGCTTTGAATGCGATATTCTCATACCTTTTCTAACCAGAACAACAACCTCATCAAACCCGGAATTGTCCAAGAGCTGTCTGACAAGTTCTTTGCCGATGAGTCCGGTTGCACCAATAACGATTGCTTTCATATTAATTCTCAATTCTTTTTGTAATACCGTTTTACCCAGTTGTCGAGGGTTTGATGATTTTCGAATCCAAGGATTTTTGCAATCTCCTTTTTTGATTTAGCCGTCTGAAGTGCGGCTTCATACAACTTTGTGAAGAGTACCGAAATGTTTTCGTTTACATCAAGAGAATCAGGAGTGGGGGCAGTAACGCCCTCGTGTAATCCCATTTTCATGATGGAATTTGAAGCCTCCTCCTCCGAAATTACATCGGATGAAGCAAATATTATTAGTCGCTGAAGGGTATTAATCAGTTCCCTCGTGTTTCCCTGCCATGTGTGAGTCTGTAAAACCGTCATAGCTCCATGTGAGAGATTTAGCCCCGTAGCACCGAGAGCCGGAGCCAGCCTCGCAAACAATTCTTTAATTAAAAGTTGCAGATCGTCTTTCCTGTTTCGAAGAGGTGGTATTTCAAGTCTGACTACGGCAAGCCTGTAGAATAAATCTTCCCTGAAATTCCCGGAAGTAACCTGATTCATGAGAGTTTTGTGTGTGGCTGCAATTACTCTTACATCTGTCTTATGAAGTGCGGGACTCCCCACCTTTGAGAATGAGCCGTCATTCAGTATCCTGAGTATCTTCACCTGTGCCTCTGCTGGAAGATCACCAATTTCATCAAGAAACACAGTACCTCCATCTGCAACCTCGAAAAAGCCTTTTTTGTCGGTGTTGGCTCCCGTGAATGCACCTTTCACATATCCAAAAAGCTCCGATTCCACAAGATCCTTGGCAATTGCACCACAGTTAATTGTTACAAAAGGTTTTGCGCTTCTTTGGCTCTTTTTGTGAATTATTCCGGCTAAAACCTCTTTACCCGTACCCGTCTCACCTTCGATCAGCACAGGAACATCAAATTCTGATACAATGAGGGCTTTATTAAAAATATTAGTCATTGAGTCAGAGCGAAATATAACTTCGCTGAAGTCAGGGTCTCTCGAAATTTCTTCTGCTGTCAGGAATTTCCTTCGACTCCCCTCTACAAGATTTAATTCTTTGTAAAACTCCAGTGAAAGATCGAACGGAAGGTTAACGAATCGGAGTCCCTGCTCCTGTGTCGTCTCAATTAGTTGAGCTTTTACCCGGGTTTTTGAAATGAGTATCCAGACCGCATGCATTGCGGGTGTTCCGGGACTGAGATGGAAAATCAACTCTGCTTCCGGGAATTTGGACTTTTCTCTTTCAACAGTTTCCAAAACTCCCAAATAGATTTCTTCATGAAATGTAGGAGAAGTTAACCTGATTTGAACAATCTCAACCTCACTCAGGGTTAGTCTCTTCAACCTTGCAATAAAGTTGTTGACCTCCTCATCACCAAAATTGTTGAGAAGCACGATCCTGTCGGGATTTATCTTCCTGACGGCAACAGCTATCGCTGCATCTTCATCCCTCGATGCGGATACCATATCCTGTCTGCCAATCCAACTGAACAATATTTTCATATAAAAGTAAAATTTTTTACTTCTAAAGTAATAATTCTTATCTTCCCCTGCAAAACTCCATTCAAATATCACTGAAAACGATCAAAATCACTTTGGCACGCTATTTGCATAAACTATCCCCGAGGGAATAATCCTCATTATGACAAAAACTGATTAATTTACACATTCACATTTTGGAATTTTGGAGAAGAGATGGAATACACTGCTGAATTAGCTAGAAAAATAATAGAACTTTCCAAACTAGCGAGAAATGAAAATCGTTTCTTATTGAAGGATGAAGTATTAACATTCCTCAGCATACCTTATTACCATAATATAGATGGGGATCTGAAACTCGAAATTGCTAAATATTTCTATACGCTTGAGTATTTTAATGTTTATTACAGACAAACTTACAGAAATCAAGGTAGTTTGATTGAAGCAATTTTCATCGAGAAAAGTGTAGCCATCAATCTATTTTCAGAAATAATATATGAAATTCTTGACAAACGAAGAAATCCTATGGTTATTGAAGATCTTCTCGATCTTTTTACCAACAGTTTGGAGATCTATTTTGGTTTAAATGACACAATAGTTAAAGGGTGCAATATGAGTCTGCTGTACCCTATAATTGAAGCAGTCCCAGACTCATTTATAATTTACAAAAAATCCTCCCTTGAAGAAAGATCGAAACACAAAGTAGGCTTAGCTGTTTGGGATGATAAATTTAATAAAGAAATGCAGTTTGTGAGCAACATAATAAGTATT
The sequence above is a segment of the Bacteroidota bacterium genome. Coding sequences within it:
- a CDS encoding sigma-54 dependent transcriptional regulator, with product MKILFSWIGRQDMVSASRDEDAAIAVAVRKINPDRIVLLNNFGDEEVNNFIARLKRLTLSEVEIVQIRLTSPTFHEEIYLGVLETVEREKSKFPEAELIFHLSPGTPAMHAVWILISKTRVKAQLIETTQEQGLRFVNLPFDLSLEFYKELNLVEGSRRKFLTAEEISRDPDFSEVIFRSDSMTNIFNKALIVSEFDVPVLIEGETGTGKEVLAGIIHKKSQRSAKPFVTINCGAIAKDLVESELFGYVKGAFTGANTDKKGFFEVADGGTVFLDEIGDLPAEAQVKILRILNDGSFSKVGSPALHKTDVRVIAATHKTLMNQVTSGNFREDLFYRLAVVRLEIPPLRNRKDDLQLLIKELFARLAPALGATGLNLSHGAMTVLQTHTWQGNTRELINTLQRLIIFASSDVISEEEASNSIMKMGLHEGVTAPTPDSLDVNENISVLFTKLYEAALQTAKSKKEIAKILGFENHQTLDNWVKRYYKKN
- a CDS encoding NAD(P)H-binding protein, whose protein sequence is MKAIVIGATGLIGKELVRQLLDNSGFDEVVVLVRKGMRISHSKLKEHIVNFDEPHSYRELLRGDVLFCALGTTIKKAGSQDAFRKIDYQFVADFASVAAGNGVKQFCVVSSVGAKTGTSNFYLRTKGEMEAAVSKSGFETVHIFRPSLLLGDRGESRTGEKVAEFLFNLFGFLLFGRLKRYKPVEGSYVAKAMIDATLSGKNGINIVESEIIGR